A genomic window from Sulfurospirillum multivorans DSM 12446 includes:
- the pseG gene encoding UDP-2,4-diacetamido-2,4,6-trideoxy-beta-L-altropyranose hydrolase: MKTLIRADSSSTIGLGHIMRDLVLAQSVEGEILFACQALQGSIIEQIPYEVNILQTNDADELIALIKSLHVNLLVIDHYGIDARFEQTVKEATNVTILSFDDTYQPHHCDILLNHTICADAARYANLVPKGCELRCGSAYTLIREEFKDEKKIAREKIYDVLIAMGGSDAGNLTLEILKTLPKSLHVSILSTTANAHLHELQRYVEVFPNIALHVNSKEVAKIMNQSKFAIVTPSGILHEVLFMEMPFIAIKVAINQDDMYQYLEEHDYPVMHDFEPQTLKTLIHAWMQGETL; this comes from the coding sequence ATGAAAACACTGATAAGAGCTGATAGTTCGAGCACCATCGGGCTTGGGCACATTATGCGCGATCTTGTGTTGGCACAAAGCGTGGAAGGCGAAATTTTGTTTGCGTGCCAAGCGCTTCAAGGCAGTATCATTGAGCAGATTCCCTATGAAGTTAACATCCTTCAAACCAACGATGCAGACGAACTTATAGCGCTCATAAAATCTTTACATGTAAACCTTTTGGTGATCGACCATTATGGCATTGACGCGCGTTTTGAGCAAACCGTGAAAGAGGCGACAAATGTCACCATCCTCAGCTTTGATGACACGTATCAACCGCATCACTGCGATATACTGCTCAATCACACCATCTGCGCCGATGCCGCGCGTTACGCAAACCTTGTGCCCAAGGGGTGTGAATTGCGTTGTGGCAGTGCGTATACGCTGATTCGCGAGGAGTTTAAAGATGAGAAAAAAATCGCGCGTGAAAAGATCTACGATGTGCTGATTGCGATGGGTGGAAGTGACGCGGGGAATTTGACGTTAGAGATTTTAAAAACCCTTCCAAAATCGTTACATGTAAGCATACTTTCAACCACAGCCAATGCCCATCTGCACGAGCTTCAACGCTACGTCGAGGTGTTTCCAAACATCGCTTTACATGTAAACTCAAAGGAGGTTGCCAAAATCATGAATCAAAGCAAATTCGCGATTGTCACGCCTAGCGGAATACTCCATGAGGTGCTTTTTATGGAAATGCCCTTTATTGCGATTAAAGTAGCCATCAATCAAGACGATATGTATCAATATTTAGAGGAGCATGATTATCCAGTTATGCACGATTTTGAGCCTCAAACACTCAAAACCCTCATTCACGCATGGATGCAAGGAGAAACCCTTTGA
- the pseI gene encoding pseudaminic acid synthase yields the protein MKIADFDFKSTKTFIIAELSANHNGSLQTAIETIKAAKKAGADAIKLQTYRADTITLDCDRDEFIIQGGTLWDSAKLYDLYQKAYTPWEWHATLFRTAKEEGLICFSSPFDETAVDFLRQFDPPAYKIASFEITDHALIRTCAKEHKPMIISTGTAYVEEIEEAVAICKQENNEEIILLQCTSSYPAPLEHAHLKTIPDLANRFGVIAGLSDHTLGMSAPIAAVALGARVIEKHFILDRSIGGADAAFSLDMEAFSAMSNAVRETELLLGDVHYEMDAFKLKNRRFNRSLYVSAPIRKGEMLTRDNIKSVRPCNGLHPRHLHEILGKKAACDLAFGTPLRLEDVIVS from the coding sequence TTGAAGATCGCTGATTTTGATTTTAAAAGCACCAAAACGTTCATCATCGCTGAGCTCTCCGCCAACCACAATGGCTCGTTGCAAACAGCAATTGAGACGATTAAGGCGGCCAAAAAAGCGGGGGCGGACGCGATTAAACTGCAAACCTATCGCGCCGATACGATCACGCTTGATTGCGACAGAGACGAGTTTATCATCCAAGGTGGTACACTCTGGGACAGTGCAAAACTGTACGATCTTTACCAAAAAGCCTACACGCCATGGGAGTGGCACGCAACGCTTTTTCGCACGGCAAAGGAAGAGGGGCTTATCTGTTTTTCGTCTCCATTTGATGAAACTGCGGTCGATTTTTTACGACAATTTGATCCACCTGCGTATAAAATCGCCTCGTTTGAGATCACCGATCATGCGCTGATTCGCACGTGTGCTAAAGAGCATAAACCGATGATTATCTCAACAGGAACTGCCTATGTTGAAGAGATTGAAGAGGCCGTTGCCATTTGCAAACAAGAGAACAATGAAGAGATTATTCTCCTTCAATGCACCAGTTCTTACCCCGCACCCCTTGAGCATGCGCATCTTAAAACGATTCCTGATTTGGCAAACCGTTTTGGCGTTATCGCAGGACTTTCTGACCACACGTTGGGCATGAGTGCTCCCATTGCCGCCGTGGCATTAGGGGCGCGCGTCATTGAGAAACATTTCATCCTGGATCGCTCCATCGGTGGGGCTGACGCAGCATTTTCGCTTGATATGGAGGCGTTTTCTGCCATGAGTAACGCCGTGCGCGAAACAGAGCTTCTTTTAGGCGATGTGCATTACGAGATGGACGCGTTTAAGCTCAAAAATCGCCGTTTCAATCGAAGCCTTTATGTGAGTGCGCCGATTCGCAAAGGAGAGATGTTAACACGGGACAACATCAAAAGTGTGCGCCCTTGCAATGGCTTGCATCCACGTCATTTACACGAAATCCTTGGCAAAAAAGCTGCCTGCGACTTAGCATTCGGGACACCTTTACGCCTTGAAGATGTTATAGTGTCATGA
- a CDS encoding GNAT family N-acetyltransferase, with product MLYLTPYFRLTQEEHKALLALRNQEAILRYTPTQKEIAFSDHLAWVETLKSNDDALYLALKDEQIIQGAIHANALKSCSPSWGLFFDPTTSPLVTSAVALFFLDTLFNHYRAHSVKSFVHVENNPALKFNERLGFKMRDTQPSSFCTMALSHEEWQMKKSSKLFQPILKTASQLTIRN from the coding sequence ATGCTCTATTTGACCCCCTATTTTAGGCTCACGCAAGAAGAACACAAAGCCCTTTTGGCACTGCGCAACCAAGAAGCGATTCTTCGCTATACGCCAACCCAAAAAGAAATTGCGTTTAGCGACCATCTTGCATGGGTGGAAACACTGAAAAGCAATGATGACGCACTTTATTTAGCCCTCAAAGATGAACAGATCATTCAAGGGGCAATCCATGCGAATGCGCTTAAAAGTTGCTCACCCTCATGGGGACTTTTTTTTGATCCAACAACCTCACCGCTTGTGACATCAGCCGTTGCACTCTTTTTTTTAGATACACTTTTTAATCATTATCGTGCACACAGTGTTAAGTCTTTCGTGCATGTTGAAAACAACCCTGCTTTAAAATTCAATGAACGTTTAGGATTTAAAATGAGAGATACACAACCATCTTCCTTTTGCACGATGGCATTAAGTCATGAAGAATGGCAGATGAAAAAAAGTTCCAAGCTCTTTCAACCCATTTTAAAAACAGCTTCGCAACTCACGATAAGGAACTAA
- a CDS encoding acyl carrier protein — MDKITDIIIAALQEFNEELQEPSLEHPSLATKLFGGNGVLDSLALVSFIADIEEKVSEHYGKNIVLADEKAMSQKVSPFRTVETLSAYIEKLLNA; from the coding sequence ATGGATAAGATTACAGACATCATCATAGCGGCACTTCAAGAGTTTAATGAAGAGCTCCAAGAGCCTTCCCTTGAGCATCCAAGCCTTGCTACCAAACTTTTTGGAGGCAATGGCGTACTAGATAGCCTTGCCCTTGTCTCCTTTATCGCGGACATTGAGGAAAAGGTATCGGAACACTATGGCAAAAACATTGTTTTAGCAGATGAAAAAGCCATGAGCCAAAAAGTCTCTCCGTTTCGAACCGTAGAAACGCTCTCTGCCTATATTGAAAAGCTCCTCAATGCCTAA
- a CDS encoding SDR family NAD(P)-dependent oxidoreductase — protein sequence MPKIIIITGSRKGIGYALCEAYLSEGHTVIGCSREATTLADPHYRHFILDVADETAVVAMVRSVKKEFGRIDVLLNNAGIASMNHTLTTSLSTLNAILQTNIVGTFLFLREVSKAMMKQKKGRIVNYSTIATALRLEGEAIYAASKAAIENLTETTAKELAPFGITVNAIAPTPIETDLIKAVPKEKMASLLAQQAIARFGTFDDIKHVIDFLIDDKSDFITAQIIHLGGVHR from the coding sequence ATGCCTAAAATCATCATCATCACAGGAAGCCGTAAAGGTATTGGGTATGCGTTGTGTGAAGCCTATCTCAGCGAAGGGCATACCGTGATTGGGTGCAGTCGTGAAGCCACAACCCTTGCAGATCCACACTACCGACATTTTATCTTGGATGTTGCGGATGAAACGGCTGTGGTGGCAATGGTTCGAAGTGTCAAAAAAGAGTTTGGTCGTATCGATGTGCTACTCAATAATGCAGGGATTGCGAGTATGAACCATACGCTTACAACCTCGCTATCCACGCTCAATGCGATTCTTCAAACCAATATCGTCGGAACATTTCTCTTTCTTCGAGAAGTTTCCAAAGCAATGATGAAACAAAAAAAAGGGCGCATTGTCAATTATTCAACCATTGCGACAGCATTAAGGCTTGAAGGCGAAGCGATCTATGCAGCGAGTAAAGCAGCCATCGAAAACCTAACAGAGACAACGGCTAAAGAGCTTGCTCCTTTTGGCATTACCGTCAATGCGATAGCCCCAACACCGATCGAAACCGATCTGATTAAAGCGGTACCAAAAGAGAAGATGGCATCCCTTCTTGCCCAACAAGCGATTGCACGATTTGGCACTTTTGACGATATTAAGCATGTCATCGATTTTTTGATAGACGATAAAAGTGATTTTATCACTGCGCAGATTATTCATCTTGGAGGAGTACATCGCTGA
- a CDS encoding ANL family adenylate-forming protein → MLSKLALFDQKIAIIDHDDHSYTYDDLIKRALVYQKTLLDNIPEGSSVAILSDYSFEAIALFSALYEKKAIITPITSTTPAEINERIAIAQCSYSIAYHGESFVVTAHTNNATPHPMLANLQKMGDAGLILFSSGSTGKPKAMVHNLSHLVAHYELKKSKTLVMLLFLMFDHIGGLNTMLNILSMGATMVIPHNRNPEHICSLIERYHVAVLPSSPTFLNLILMSGAHERYDVSSLRMITYGTETMPESLLSKLKIVFPKIKFLQTFGTSETGIATTSSKASDSTLMRIEDASCEYKIVNHTLWLKSDTQILGYLNASMESFHEGWFDTGDLVEESEDGFLRIIGRAKEVINVGGQKVLPNEVESVILMMPEVQDCMVSAISNAITGQSVAVEVVLKDPKEATSIKKMIRAFCKSRLDGYKIPTHVTVVEQTHFSERFKKMRLG, encoded by the coding sequence ATGCTTAGTAAATTAGCTCTTTTTGATCAAAAAATTGCCATTATAGATCATGATGACCACTCCTATACGTACGATGATCTTATCAAACGTGCTTTGGTATATCAAAAGACACTGCTTGACAACATTCCTGAAGGCTCAAGCGTTGCTATTCTTTCAGATTATAGCTTTGAGGCTATTGCACTTTTTAGTGCACTTTATGAAAAAAAAGCAATCATCACCCCCATAACAAGCACCACACCCGCAGAGATAAATGAGCGAATTGCGATTGCACAATGTTCGTATAGTATCGCCTATCATGGCGAATCTTTCGTTGTGACCGCTCATACCAACAATGCAACACCTCATCCGATGCTTGCAAACCTTCAAAAAATGGGCGATGCAGGATTGATTCTTTTTAGCAGTGGCAGTACCGGAAAACCAAAAGCCATGGTGCACAATCTTTCCCATCTTGTAGCCCATTATGAGCTGAAAAAAAGTAAAACTTTAGTGATGCTTCTTTTCTTGATGTTTGACCATATCGGTGGACTCAATACCATGCTCAACATTCTCTCTATGGGCGCAACCATGGTGATACCTCATAATCGCAATCCTGAACATATTTGTTCGCTTATCGAACGTTATCATGTTGCCGTATTGCCCTCTTCGCCCACGTTTTTAAACCTGATTTTGATGAGTGGAGCACATGAGCGTTACGATGTGTCTTCTCTCAGAATGATCACATATGGCACAGAGACCATGCCAGAATCTCTGTTGAGTAAACTCAAAATTGTTTTTCCAAAAATAAAGTTTTTACAAACATTTGGCACCAGTGAAACAGGCATCGCGACAACATCTTCCAAAGCTTCTGATTCTACGCTGATGCGTATTGAAGATGCGTCGTGTGAATACAAAATCGTCAATCACACCTTGTGGCTCAAAAGCGATACGCAAATTTTAGGCTATCTCAATGCGTCTATGGAGAGTTTTCACGAGGGATGGTTTGACACGGGCGATCTTGTCGAAGAGAGCGAAGATGGATTTCTTCGCATCATTGGACGTGCAAAAGAGGTCATCAATGTCGGCGGACAAAAAGTGTTACCCAACGAGGTCGAATCGGTCATTTTGATGATGCCCGAAGTGCAAGACTGCATGGTAAGTGCGATCTCTAATGCCATTACAGGGCAAAGTGTCGCCGTTGAAGTGGTTTTAAAAGACCCAAAAGAGGCAACGTCCATTAAAAAAATGATCCGCGCTTTTTGCAAATCACGATTGGATGGTTATAAAATCCCAACGCATGTGACTGTTGTAGAACAGACGCACTTTAGTGAACGCTTTAAGAAAATGAGACTCGGTTAA
- a CDS encoding glycosyltransferase family 2 protein gives MTSMHPKICTIVVTYNRYALLKECIDSLLHQTYPTDILVIDNASTDGTEANLIKEGYTSFENLCYQKLDTNLGGAGGFHAGCAYASAYEYDFMWLMDDDAEPEYTALEKLIEAISLNASYPAYAPSVFIGTKEKHTLSTFGHRGQFNYKQTLPSFQRPLSVETFLKKTVEIDMASFVGILISSNAMKKIGLPKKEFFIHHDDTEYSLRLATLGKILLVNESKIYHKEKRQNEKIERRFFGFHKNRIRFEVLWLKYFGLRNSIYIAIQYSKTPFVWLDILKLYGTLCKDILLYDDHKWLRLRFATHSILDGLRGHFDNTKAKRLLHV, from the coding sequence ATGACATCGATGCATCCTAAAATTTGTACCATTGTGGTAACCTATAATCGTTATGCTCTTTTAAAGGAGTGTATAGATAGCTTATTGCATCAAACCTATCCAACAGATATCTTAGTGATAGACAATGCTTCTACAGATGGAACGGAGGCTAATCTTATCAAAGAAGGATACACCTCTTTTGAGAATCTTTGCTATCAGAAGCTTGACACGAATTTAGGTGGAGCAGGAGGATTTCATGCAGGATGCGCGTATGCATCTGCGTATGAATATGATTTTATGTGGTTAATGGATGATGATGCTGAGCCAGAATACACTGCTTTGGAAAAACTTATAGAAGCCATCTCTCTTAATGCTTCCTATCCTGCATATGCGCCTTCTGTGTTTATTGGAACAAAAGAGAAACATACGCTTTCAACCTTCGGGCATAGGGGGCAATTTAACTATAAACAGACATTACCCTCTTTTCAACGTCCTCTTTCAGTAGAAACCTTTTTAAAAAAAACTGTTGAGATTGATATGGCCTCTTTCGTAGGTATTTTGATTTCTAGCAATGCGATGAAAAAAATTGGACTTCCTAAAAAAGAGTTTTTTATTCACCATGACGATACAGAATATAGCTTACGCTTAGCAACTTTAGGAAAAATCCTTTTAGTCAATGAGAGTAAGATTTACCATAAAGAGAAACGCCAAAATGAGAAAATTGAGCGCCGATTTTTTGGGTTTCATAAAAATCGCATTCGTTTTGAGGTATTGTGGCTGAAATATTTTGGATTAAGAAATTCTATTTATATTGCTATCCAATACAGTAAAACTCCTTTCGTATGGCTCGATATTCTTAAACTCTATGGTACGTTATGCAAAGATATTCTGCTATACGATGATCACAAATGGCTACGTTTACGCTTCGCGACACATTCTATTTTAGATGGACTTCGAGGCCATTTTGACAATACCAAAGCCAAAAGACTTTTACATGTATGA
- the glf gene encoding UDP-galactopyranose mutase translates to MYDYVIIGAGFAGAVSANLLATQHNKKVLVIEKRAHVGGNCYDEVDENGIVVHRYGPHLFHTSSKEVWEYLSRFTEWTPYEHNVLAHIKGKNVPIPFNFNTIEALFAPLDATRFQQKLLHYYAPNTKVPILDLKKHFDDDLRMLADFIYENLFLHYTAKQWGLSPQEIDSTVTARVPIFIGRDNRYFNDTFQAIPKNGYTKLFEALLDHPNITVELQKDFLNEVCWRENRIGFRNDFTCKVLYTGAVDALFDYCFDALPYRTTEMVFETIDQAYFQEAATINYPNDHDYTRITEFKHIHPTLSPKTTILKEYPKEHRKEITVPYYPIFNDKNQAQYTQYMQKAQHFSNLTLIGRLAEYRYYDMDDIVLHALNTVGNV, encoded by the coding sequence ATGTATGATTATGTCATTATAGGAGCCGGTTTTGCAGGCGCAGTCAGTGCCAATCTTTTAGCAACACAGCATAACAAAAAAGTTCTCGTGATTGAAAAAAGAGCACATGTCGGCGGTAACTGCTACGATGAAGTCGATGAAAACGGCATCGTCGTGCATCGCTACGGACCGCATCTGTTTCATACCTCTTCAAAAGAGGTGTGGGAGTATCTCTCACGCTTTACAGAGTGGACACCTTATGAACATAACGTTTTGGCTCATATCAAAGGGAAAAATGTTCCTATTCCTTTTAATTTCAACACCATTGAAGCACTTTTTGCTCCGTTGGATGCAACGAGGTTTCAACAAAAACTTTTACACTATTATGCCCCCAATACCAAAGTGCCTATTTTAGATCTTAAAAAACATTTTGATGACGACTTACGGATGTTGGCAGATTTTATTTATGAAAACCTTTTCCTACACTATACGGCAAAACAGTGGGGATTGTCACCTCAAGAGATCGATAGTACGGTCACCGCACGCGTGCCCATTTTTATCGGACGTGATAATCGCTACTTTAACGATACATTCCAAGCCATACCCAAAAATGGCTATACAAAACTTTTTGAAGCTTTATTGGATCACCCTAATATTACGGTTGAACTCCAAAAAGATTTTTTAAATGAAGTGTGTTGGCGTGAAAATCGTATTGGCTTTAGAAATGATTTTACATGTAAGGTTCTTTATACAGGAGCTGTTGATGCACTCTTTGATTATTGTTTCGATGCATTGCCATACCGCACAACAGAGATGGTATTTGAAACGATTGATCAAGCCTATTTTCAAGAGGCTGCAACGATAAATTACCCCAATGATCATGACTATACTCGCATCACAGAATTCAAGCATATTCATCCTACCCTAAGCCCAAAAACGACCATTTTAAAAGAGTATCCCAAAGAGCATCGTAAAGAGATAACCGTTCCGTATTATCCTATTTTTAACGATAAAAATCAGGCACAATATACACAATACATGCAAAAAGCACAGCACTTCTCCAACCTTACACTCATAGGAAGGCTTGCGGAGTATCGCTATTACGATATGGACGACATCGTTCTTCATGCATTAAATACCGTAGGCAACGTATGA
- a CDS encoding HAD-IA family hydrolase, producing the protein MKYFEHALIEQTFHRYLENPAIQIVSFDIFDTLFFRTCGTPSMVFEIMGMHEEVRAWFDTPSSFAHYRRTTERTLKAGGKEASLAEIYDALPIPLQQKNRFLEIELQTERDVLVLNPQLERWIDMAHSAGKQIILISDMYLSTQEITSIALSQLKNLNKISHIYVSCEQQKSKATGELFLHVMDDLNIKASQLLHIGDNPNADISIAKSFGIATLYYGLESNEKEAMHHEALYLKEVLPHGNHVRTLSLLCNPYDTALERFYFRLGASLFAPIIGELSHWLLACSHQFGLDKLLFLMREGAIFQHYFQKLYPHIATDRVYASRRSTQFLTLMPDDIGSLKPDTFKGLTLKDLYENFFIPFETSALHAYGDLSYEMLPTLYIEGKPLLEHVQEELNANKKRISDAFGAQKKLLCAYLDTLHVNTSSALIDFGGGGSVLKNLHPLFSPKTKPHTSILFYQSVRGYQNLNHQHTLSFLPHNAKTAHALECIARTPDFIEILLNGEHPTTVGYTKSSAQTEYLACNDLSMKTIQNALHAGIESFFSLARDYSLPSKTFSREHLALMLSRLIELPTHEEVKFLGALEYDEGRGSSHRYTIIQPEQIAQVKRQGEEVFYKHFLANPSHMKQHCIWPQGVLTTINQNFLLPFYGTNTHPNQKVIDTLLEKLGALKPKKIMIYGAGDLFKELLPFLHVRDIHIEAVIDSRAEIQPFISEDFRVFSLEEALRDKKEAVIVIASGVYGQSIQKKIEDFSKTTAKQIVVVTS; encoded by the coding sequence ATGAAGTATTTTGAGCATGCGTTGATCGAGCAAACGTTTCATCGTTATCTTGAAAATCCAGCAATTCAGATTGTCTCTTTCGACATCTTTGACACTCTCTTTTTTCGAACATGCGGTACGCCCTCAATGGTTTTTGAAATTATGGGAATGCATGAAGAAGTACGCGCATGGTTTGATACGCCCTCTTCTTTTGCGCATTATCGACGTACTACGGAGCGCACGCTCAAAGCAGGCGGCAAAGAGGCCAGCCTTGCGGAAATTTACGACGCTCTTCCAATTCCTTTACAGCAAAAAAATCGTTTTTTAGAGATAGAACTCCAAACAGAACGTGATGTTTTGGTGCTCAATCCTCAACTCGAACGATGGATTGACATGGCACATTCAGCAGGCAAGCAAATTATTTTAATTTCCGATATGTACCTGAGTACACAAGAAATCACATCCATTGCCCTGTCTCAACTTAAAAACCTCAACAAAATCTCTCACATCTACGTTTCGTGCGAACAGCAAAAAAGCAAAGCAACGGGAGAGCTTTTTTTACATGTAATGGATGATTTAAACATAAAAGCATCCCAGCTTTTACACATTGGGGACAACCCAAATGCCGATATTTCCATAGCGAAAAGCTTTGGCATAGCAACACTTTACTATGGGTTAGAGAGCAATGAAAAAGAGGCGATGCACCATGAAGCGCTCTATCTCAAAGAAGTTTTACCCCACGGCAATCATGTACGCACACTGAGTCTTCTGTGCAATCCCTATGACACTGCCCTAGAGCGATTTTACTTCAGACTAGGCGCTTCTCTTTTTGCTCCGATTATAGGAGAATTGAGTCATTGGCTTTTGGCGTGTTCACACCAGTTTGGACTGGACAAGCTCTTATTTCTTATGCGAGAAGGTGCCATCTTTCAACACTATTTTCAAAAGCTCTATCCGCATATCGCAACAGATCGTGTGTATGCTTCTCGAAGATCCACTCAATTTCTCACGCTCATGCCAGACGATATTGGCAGTCTAAAGCCAGATACATTTAAAGGACTCACGCTTAAAGATCTTTACGAAAACTTTTTTATCCCATTTGAGACGAGCGCTCTGCACGCTTATGGCGATCTTTCCTATGAGATGCTTCCAACCCTATACATAGAGGGAAAACCTCTTTTAGAGCATGTTCAAGAAGAGCTAAATGCAAACAAAAAGAGGATCAGTGATGCGTTTGGGGCGCAAAAAAAGCTCTTGTGTGCTTACCTTGACACGTTACATGTAAACACTTCATCCGCCTTGATTGATTTTGGTGGAGGCGGAAGTGTTTTAAAAAACTTACACCCTTTATTTTCCCCTAAAACAAAACCGCATACTTCGATTCTTTTTTATCAAAGTGTACGCGGTTACCAAAATTTAAATCACCAGCATACACTCTCCTTTTTACCACACAACGCCAAAACAGCTCATGCCTTAGAGTGCATTGCGCGAACACCCGATTTTATTGAAATACTGCTCAACGGTGAGCACCCAACGACCGTAGGATATACAAAGAGTTCTGCTCAAACGGAGTACTTAGCGTGCAACGATCTCTCTATGAAAACCATCCAAAATGCTTTACATGCAGGCATTGAGAGCTTTTTTAGCCTTGCTCGCGACTATTCTCTTCCTTCCAAAACCTTTTCAAGAGAGCATTTAGCACTGATGCTTTCACGCCTCATTGAGCTTCCAACACACGAAGAGGTTAAATTTTTGGGAGCTTTGGAGTACGATGAAGGCAGAGGAAGTAGTCACCGCTATACGATTATTCAACCTGAGCAGATTGCACAGGTTAAACGCCAAGGAGAAGAGGTCTTTTACAAACACTTTTTAGCCAATCCCTCACACATGAAACAGCACTGTATTTGGCCACAAGGTGTTCTTACCACCATCAATCAAAACTTTCTTCTACCCTTTTATGGCACGAACACACATCCCAATCAAAAAGTCATCGACACCCTTTTAGAAAAATTGGGTGCTTTAAAACCAAAAAAAATCATGATTTACGGAGCAGGCGATCTGTTTAAAGAGCTTCTTCCTTTTTTACATGTAAGAGATATTCACATTGAAGCGGTGATAGACTCACGTGCAGAAATTCAACCGTTTATCTCCGAAGATTTTCGCGTATTCTCCTTGGAAGAGGCATTGCGCGACAAAAAAGAAGCTGTCATTGTAATTGCCAGTGGCGTTTATGGGCAAAGCATCCAAAAGAAAATTGAAGATTTTAGCAAGACAACCGCCAAGCAGATTGTAGTTGTGACATCATAA
- a CDS encoding glycosyltransferase family 2 protein, translating into MSTLPKITVVTVTYNAEKLLEQTIQSVIAQDYPLVEYIIIDGGSTDDTVAIIKKYEKYLAYWVSEPDNGIYDAMNKGVMKATGAWINFINAGDTFTTQETIQTCAKAFQNDIAMVYGGINVGNEKCHGFVYQPPLDLALYFKRMPCCHQAIFFKTALVKHYRFNTLFKINADLDLILKLYHAGHSYVKLEIPVINFLLGGIHTQDVPRGYLDELYVTSQYMKTCNAIYEHEAYQCLRDAQTDSSSYMCVSIALGKIVSQLETLKSKYSKIAVYGYGGTGKLIASFLGPSVACIFDLDAKAINKTHVFHPLSYREIDYDTILISLLGRESEVRTYLIEQIGIEERQIYSFDL; encoded by the coding sequence ATGAGCACATTGCCAAAAATTACGGTAGTAACGGTCACATACAATGCTGAGAAACTTCTTGAGCAAACGATTCAAAGCGTTATAGCGCAAGATTATCCGTTGGTAGAATACATCATCATTGACGGCGGTTCAACGGATGACACGGTAGCGATTATTAAAAAATATGAAAAATATTTAGCCTATTGGGTCAGTGAACCCGATAACGGAATCTACGATGCGATGAACAAAGGCGTTATGAAAGCAACGGGAGCGTGGATCAATTTTATCAATGCTGGAGATACATTTACGACGCAAGAGACGATTCAAACATGTGCAAAGGCATTTCAAAACGATATAGCTATGGTGTATGGCGGGATTAATGTTGGCAATGAAAAATGCCACGGTTTTGTCTATCAACCTCCATTGGATTTAGCGTTGTACTTCAAACGTATGCCGTGTTGCCATCAAGCTATCTTTTTTAAAACAGCGTTAGTAAAGCATTATCGATTTAATACCTTATTTAAAATTAACGCTGATCTTGATTTGATTTTGAAGTTGTATCACGCGGGGCATTCTTATGTAAAATTAGAGATACCGGTTATTAATTTTTTATTGGGCGGTATCCATACGCAAGATGTTCCAAGAGGTTATTTGGATGAACTGTATGTGACATCGCAGTATATGAAGACATGCAATGCTATTTATGAGCACGAAGCGTATCAATGTTTGCGAGATGCGCAAACAGACTCTTCCTCGTACATGTGCGTTTCTATCGCTCTGGGGAAAATTGTCTCACAACTTGAAACACTCAAAAGCAAATACTCAAAAATTGCAGTTTACGGATACGGTGGTACGGGAAAGCTTATAGCCTCTTTTTTAGGACCTAGCGTAGCGTGCATTTTTGACCTTGATGCTAAGGCGATTAATAAAACGCATGTTTTTCACCCGCTCTCTTACCGTGAAATCGACTATGATACGATCCTTATTAGTCTTTTGGGAAGAGAGAGTGAAGTGCGAACCTATTTAATAGAACAGATCGGTATAGAAGAGCGTCAGATTTACAGCTTTGATTTATGA